CGGGTTCTTCTATCTGTCAAGGGTCTTATCCCGAAGTGAATACAACAGCCTTTTAACGGACCTTATTGATAATTCGATTTAATCATTAAATTGAACCATATATTGATTGTGAATCATTATGATCATTATACAGTACCATTTCAGCAAGTAAGGGAATTATCCAAGAATACTACATCCACTAAAACAATCAGTATCATACGAACTTGGAATTTCTATATTTAAAATAAATGATCCAATTGCTCCGTTTTTTCCGGTTTTAAAACGATCATTTCTGTCTCTTCCACAGCACGGTCGATCAATTCCGGCAGCCAAGGCATTCCCTTTTCGATTGTTTCTATTAATTTTAGATTAGGTTTTGTACTTGGTGATTTTGGCATGAAAATTGTACAGCAATCCTCATAGGGAAGAATTGAAGTCTCGAACGTGCCGATTTCCTGGGCTACCTTCACAATTTCTTTTTTATCCAATGTCACCAGAGGTTGAATAATTGGCATTTCTACTACCCTGCCGATAACATTCATACTTGTCAAGGTCTGACTGGCTACTTGTCCCAAGCTTTCTCCTGTAACTAATGCAAGTGCTTTCCGTTTCTCAGCCAGTTTTTCAGCAATCCGGTACATGCAGCGTCGATAAATGGTAATCAGCAAATTTTCTCTGTACTCCTGGTGTATTCGTGTTTGAATTTCCGTAAAAGGCACAAGATGAAGTTTAATAATGCCCCCATATCTGGAAAGGATACGTGCAAGCTCAATGACCTTCTGTTTTGCACGTTCACTAGTATATGGATAACTGTGAAAATGTACCGCTTCAATCTCCAGTCCCCGGCGCATCGCCATCCATCCGGCTACCGGACTATCAATGCCGCCCGAAAGCAGAAGCATTCCTTTTCCGCTCATGCCCAAAGGGAATCCCCCGGCAGCTTCCTCCATTTCAGAATACGTATACAGAAGAGCCCCCTGTTCTCTAATTTCTATCCGAAGTTCCAGCTCAGGATGATGAACATCTACTTTCAACCAGGGGCAAGCCTGTAGGACATATCCTCCTACCAAGTGATTCATCTCATGGGAACCGTAGGGAAACATTTTATTCACTCGGCGAACGTAAACCTTAAAAGTGGTAGGCACATGAGGCTGTCCCTTGGCAATAATCAAAGCCTTTTTCCGGATCGCTTCCAGGTCAAGTTCCGATTGATATGCCGGACAAAAAGATTCCACTCCAAAAACTTGTTTGACCTGGTTGGCAACTGAACGGTAGTCCGTAACGTGCAGGTGCACATATACCCGTCCGTATTCACGACTTATGACACAATCCGGATAATCCTGAAGTACATTTTGCAATTGAGACAATATTTTATTTTCAAATCTCATGCGATTTTTTCCTTTTAAAGTAAGCTCGCCGAGACGGACTACAATCAATTCTGGCTGCATGCTTATTCCCCCTTTTTCATGGTGCCAATTGCAGATATCAATTCAGCGGTAACTTCCTTCAATGCTTGCACAAAAGTCTTGACATCCTGTTCCGTCAGATTATCAGAAAAACTGACGCGGAGACCGCTTTGTGCCCTTTTCCGGTCAAGTCCCATAGCCATAAGTACCCTGCTTGGTTCCGCTTCCCCGGATGAGCAGGCAGACTTACTAGAAATGTATATGCGTCTTTCTTCCAAAGCATGTACAACTACCTCCGACTTCATTCCGGGAAAGCTGAAATGAACAATATGCGGAGCCATCCCGATTCTATCCGGATCATCCGGCCCG
This Paenibacillus larvae subsp. larvae DNA region includes the following protein-coding sequences:
- the thiI gene encoding tRNA uracil 4-sulfurtransferase ThiI — its product is MQPELIVVRLGELTLKGKNRMRFENKILSQLQNVLQDYPDCVISREYGRVYVHLHVTDYRSVANQVKQVFGVESFCPAYQSELDLEAIRKKALIIAKGQPHVPTTFKVYVRRVNKMFPYGSHEMNHLVGGYVLQACPWLKVDVHHPELELRIEIREQGALLYTYSEMEEAAGGFPLGMSGKGMLLLSGGIDSPVAGWMAMRRGLEIEAVHFHSYPYTSERAKQKVIELARILSRYGGIIKLHLVPFTEIQTRIHQEYRENLLITIYRRCMYRIAEKLAEKRKALALVTGESLGQVASQTLTSMNVIGRVVEMPIIQPLVTLDKKEIVKVAQEIGTFETSILPYEDCCTIFMPKSPSTKPNLKLIETIEKGMPWLPELIDRAVEETEMIVLKPEKTEQLDHLF